A window of the Kineococcus rhizosphaerae genome harbors these coding sequences:
- a CDS encoding LxmA leader domain family RiPP yields MDKLVEGYLAYTSTEEFGAAAVGDAPATPIVVTVTLATAGAVSGASISETVQHGC; encoded by the coding sequence ATGGACAAGCTCGTCGAGGGTTACCTGGCCTACACCAGCACCGAGGAGTTCGGCGCCGCCGCGGTCGGCGACGCACCCGCCACGCCGATCGTCGTGACCGTCACCCTGGCCACGGCCGGTGCCGTGTCCGGCGCGAGCATCTCGGAGACCGTCCAGCACGGTTGCTGA
- the hisD gene encoding histidinol dehydrogenase → MSPTLRDRGRWSTLTPEERADLLTRGTAAIFDPALRESVLEIVEDVRENGDAALLRALETFDGCTIEADGIRVTEAEFAAAREQVSDDLLAAIRDSIAHVRRFNEQLVAKGDWSFETAPGLTVGEKVSPIASAGLFVPSGKGSYPSVLIQLAVPAVVAGVPEIAVIVPPVPGSGGTVDPAVLVVADELGLRDVFRANGPAGIAALAFGTETVSRVRKLCGPGSPPVACAQVEVQRFGTVAVMLLGPSESLVLADDSADPRLLAADLLNEAEHGPDSTSVLVTDSAALVAATELELAKQLDALPEPRRTYAAKALGENGGVVHVADLTEGAEVANAFAPEHMQIVARDEQRVLDLVVDAGEILLGQQTTVSMGNFVIGIPASLPTSGYAKVSSGITADAFRKWTAVAKADHAALVASAPTVFALAEHEGFPAHAASVRARLED, encoded by the coding sequence ATGAGCCCCACCCTGCGCGACCGCGGTCGCTGGAGCACCCTCACCCCCGAGGAGCGCGCCGACCTGCTGACCCGCGGCACCGCGGCCATCTTCGACCCGGCCCTGCGCGAGAGCGTCCTGGAGATCGTCGAGGACGTCCGCGAGAACGGCGACGCCGCGCTGCTGCGCGCCCTGGAGACGTTCGACGGCTGCACGATCGAGGCCGACGGGATCCGCGTCACCGAGGCCGAGTTCGCGGCCGCGCGCGAGCAGGTGAGCGACGACCTGCTCGCCGCGATCCGGGACTCCATCGCCCACGTCCGCCGGTTCAACGAGCAGCTCGTCGCCAAGGGCGACTGGAGCTTCGAGACCGCCCCCGGCCTGACGGTGGGGGAGAAGGTCAGCCCCATCGCCAGCGCCGGGTTGTTCGTGCCCAGCGGCAAGGGGTCCTACCCCTCGGTGCTCATCCAGCTCGCCGTCCCGGCCGTCGTCGCCGGGGTGCCCGAGATCGCCGTCATCGTCCCGCCCGTGCCGGGCTCGGGCGGGACGGTCGACCCCGCCGTCCTCGTCGTGGCCGACGAACTCGGCCTGCGCGACGTGTTCCGCGCCAACGGCCCCGCCGGGATCGCCGCGCTCGCGTTCGGCACCGAGACCGTCTCGCGGGTCCGCAAGCTCTGCGGCCCGGGCTCGCCGCCCGTCGCGTGCGCGCAGGTCGAGGTCCAGCGGTTCGGGACGGTCGCCGTCATGCTCCTCGGCCCGTCCGAGTCGCTCGTCCTGGCCGACGACTCCGCCGACCCGCGCCTGCTCGCCGCCGACCTGCTCAACGAGGCCGAGCACGGCCCGGACTCCACCTCCGTCCTGGTCACCGACAGCGCCGCCCTCGTGGCGGCCACCGAGCTCGAACTCGCGAAGCAGCTCGACGCGCTGCCCGAACCCCGCCGCACCTACGCGGCCAAGGCCCTCGGCGAGAACGGCGGCGTCGTGCACGTCGCCGACCTCACCGAGGGGGCCGAGGTCGCCAACGCGTTCGCCCCCGAGCACATGCAGATCGTCGCCCGCGACGAGCAGCGGGTCCTCGACCTCGTCGTCGACGCCGGGGAGATCCTGCTCGGCCAGCAGACGACGGTCTCGATGGGCAACTTCGTCATCGGCATCCCCGCCTCGCTGCCCACGTCGGGGTACGCCAAGGTCTCCTCGGGCATCACCGCCGACGCGTTCCGCAAGTGGACCGCCGTCGCCAAGGCCGACCACGCCGCCCTCGTGGCCAGCGCCCCGACGGTGTTCGCCCTGGCCGAGCACGAGGGTTTCCCGGCCCACGCCGCCTCCGTCCGCGCCCGGCTGGAGGACTGA
- a CDS encoding purine-cytosine permease family protein has protein sequence MASPSVASVERRTIDFVPVAERHGNVRSLFTLWFGANMTITCIAAGAICATLGLPLPWTLLAVVLGHLVGAVFMALHSAQGPLLGIPQMIQSRAQFGYFGAVLPLVLVLLMYLGYFASSAVLTGQAITGWLGLDVNLSIVLGSVVTAVLAIYGYRLLHATEKWLSLVSGLGFLFLSVQLVRHVGLGRWTAQGFSWGPFLLAAAIAATWQLTYAPYVADYSRYLPVDTPVAQSFWFTYGGTVIASTWMFAFGAVAANAAADAFAEGSVSFVVNQAGGATWIFFLVIVAGNIAVNALNLYGMFMSATTTFTVLGSEKVGPALRTAGILVLAALGTVIAIVGRTNFVDNFTNFILLLAYFLIPWTSINLVDFYLVRKERYVIAEIFDPKGRYGGVDWRAMVAYLVGIVLELPFVNSTFYVGPFVEPLGGADVSWILGIFIAGGLYLVLMKRFPVRLGHVAVHGDAPVGQEVR, from the coding sequence ATGGCCTCCCCGTCCGTCGCGAGCGTCGAACGCCGCACCATCGACTTCGTCCCGGTCGCCGAACGGCACGGGAACGTCCGCAGCCTGTTCACGCTGTGGTTCGGCGCGAACATGACCATCACCTGCATCGCGGCCGGCGCGATCTGCGCGACCCTCGGCCTGCCGCTGCCCTGGACGCTGCTGGCCGTCGTCCTGGGCCACCTCGTCGGTGCGGTGTTCATGGCGTTGCACTCCGCGCAGGGCCCCCTGCTGGGCATCCCGCAGATGATCCAGTCCCGCGCGCAGTTCGGGTACTTCGGCGCCGTGCTGCCGCTGGTCCTCGTGCTGCTCATGTACCTGGGGTACTTCGCGAGCAGCGCGGTCCTGACGGGGCAGGCCATCACGGGCTGGCTGGGGCTCGACGTCAACCTGTCGATCGTCCTGGGCAGCGTCGTCACGGCCGTCCTGGCGATCTACGGGTACCGGCTGCTGCACGCCACCGAGAAGTGGCTCTCGCTGGTCTCCGGGCTGGGTTTCCTCTTCCTGTCGGTCCAGCTCGTCCGGCACGTCGGCCTCGGGCGGTGGACCGCGCAGGGTTTCTCCTGGGGCCCGTTCCTGCTGGCCGCTGCGATCGCCGCGACCTGGCAGCTCACCTACGCCCCCTACGTCGCGGACTACTCCCGCTACCTGCCCGTCGACACCCCCGTCGCGCAGTCGTTCTGGTTCACCTACGGCGGCACCGTGATCGCCTCGACGTGGATGTTCGCCTTCGGCGCGGTCGCGGCGAACGCGGCCGCCGACGCCTTCGCCGAGGGGTCGGTCTCGTTCGTCGTGAACCAGGCCGGCGGCGCGACGTGGATCTTCTTCCTCGTCATCGTCGCCGGGAACATCGCGGTCAACGCGCTGAACCTCTACGGCATGTTCATGTCCGCCACGACGACGTTCACGGTGCTCGGCTCCGAGAAGGTCGGGCCCGCGCTGCGCACCGCGGGGATCCTCGTGCTGGCCGCCCTCGGTACCGTCATCGCCATCGTCGGCCGCACGAACTTCGTGGACAACTTCACGAACTTCATCCTGCTGCTGGCGTACTTCCTCATCCCGTGGACGTCGATCAACCTCGTCGACTTCTACCTGGTGCGCAAGGAGCGGTACGTCATCGCCGAGATCTTCGACCCGAAGGGCCGCTACGGCGGTGTCGACTGGCGCGCCATGGTCGCCTACCTCGTCGGCATCGTGCTGGAACTGCCGTTCGTGAACTCCACGTTCTACGTCGGGCCGTTCGTCGAGCCCCTGGGCGGGGCGGACGTCTCCTGGATCCTGGGCATCTTCATCGCCGGGGGTCTCTACCTCGTCCTCATGAAGAGGTTCCCCGTCCGCCTCGGCCACGTCGCGGTCCACGGCGACGCCCCCGTCGGGCAGGAGGTCCGGTGA
- a CDS encoding IclR family transcriptional regulator, with protein sequence MSSSRVKSAERVMAVLDLLASRVTPLTALEIAAELDLPKSTTHHLLNVMQERRYVAHWPDRRVWSLGTSALEIGAAYLRTGHLQHAGQRHLAALTARTGQTSHLAVLQGTDVLYLDKREPQGSGIRLVTEVGTRLPAHLTAVGRSILAGLGDGELRALFTEYEWPRRTDVQIASLAELTGVLTAVREAGYADEVGSTTSGIECVAAPVVGSDGRPVAAIGIAMVSGTRPRPVADLAVEVQAVAQQFSQALAGT encoded by the coding sequence GTGTCCAGCAGCCGCGTGAAGTCGGCCGAACGCGTCATGGCGGTGCTCGACCTGCTGGCGTCACGGGTCACCCCGCTGACCGCCCTGGAGATCGCCGCCGAGCTCGACCTGCCCAAGAGCACGACCCACCACCTGCTGAACGTCATGCAGGAACGTCGCTACGTCGCCCACTGGCCCGACCGGCGCGTGTGGTCGCTGGGGACGAGCGCCCTGGAGATCGGCGCCGCCTACCTGCGCACCGGGCACCTGCAGCACGCCGGCCAGCGCCACCTCGCCGCGCTCACCGCCCGCACGGGGCAGACCAGCCACCTGGCCGTCCTGCAGGGCACCGACGTCCTCTACCTCGACAAGCGCGAACCCCAGGGGTCGGGCATCCGGCTGGTCACCGAGGTCGGGACCCGGCTGCCCGCGCACCTGACGGCCGTCGGGCGCTCGATCCTGGCCGGTCTCGGCGACGGCGAGCTGCGGGCGCTGTTCACCGAGTACGAGTGGCCGCGGCGCACGGACGTCCAGATCGCCTCCCTCGCGGAGCTGACCGGCGTGCTGACCGCGGTCCGCGAGGCCGGGTACGCCGACGAGGTCGGCTCCACCACCTCCGGGATCGAGTGCGTCGCCGCGCCCGTCGTCGGCTCCGACGGGCGGCCCGTCGCAGCCATCGGGATCGCCATGGTGTCCGGGACCCGGCCGCGGCCGGTCGCCGACCTCGCCGTCGAGGTCCAGGCGGTCGCGCAGCAGTTCTCCCAGGCCCTCGCGGGGACGTGA
- a CDS encoding AAA family ATPase produces MGVRNVLVEGVSGTGKTSVATELQRRGLHVVHGDRTLAHQGDPVTGEPTAGFRHEHHVWPVAEVRRLAADRTHPWTFFCGGSRNHARFLDVFDAVVVLTVDAGTLQRRLASRAGTDEWGATQEQRDLSRRLHATQEDVPRAGTRVDATRPLGEVVDDVLRAAGIDPALHPAR; encoded by the coding sequence GTGGGGGTCCGCAACGTCCTCGTCGAGGGCGTGTCGGGGACCGGCAAGACGTCGGTGGCCACCGAGCTGCAGCGCCGGGGCCTGCACGTCGTGCACGGCGACCGGACGCTCGCGCACCAGGGCGACCCGGTCACCGGGGAGCCCACCGCGGGGTTCCGCCACGAGCACCACGTCTGGCCCGTCGCCGAGGTCCGCCGCCTCGCCGCCGACCGCACGCACCCGTGGACGTTCTTCTGCGGCGGTTCCCGCAACCACGCCCGCTTCCTCGACGTGTTCGACGCCGTCGTCGTGCTGACCGTGGACGCCGGCACCCTGCAGCGCCGGCTCGCGTCGCGGGCCGGCACCGACGAGTGGGGCGCGACGCAGGAGCAGCGGGACCTCTCCCGCCGGTTGCACGCCACCCAGGAGGACGTCCCCCGCGCGGGGACCCGCGTCGACGCGACGCGCCCGCTGGGCGAGGTCGTCGACGACGTGCTGCGCGCGGCGGGGATCGATCCCGCGCTGCACCCGGCGCGCTGA
- a CDS encoding LxmA leader domain family RiPP: MEENLVAGYLAYTSAEEFGADASGEAPATPSSPACVGISIASVALSADTVTSHC; the protein is encoded by the coding sequence GTGGAAGAGAACCTGGTCGCCGGCTACCTCGCCTACACCTCCGCCGAGGAGTTCGGCGCGGACGCCTCGGGCGAGGCGCCCGCCACCCCGAGCTCGCCCGCCTGCGTCGGCATCAGCATCGCCTCCGTGGCGCTGAGCGCCGACACGGTCACCAGCCACTGCTGA
- a CDS encoding zinc-dependent alcohol dehydrogenase, translated as MTRALLLDAELNLSLGDRPPVEPADGDVVLDVAWAGICGSDLHVMATGAWVEDWPATLGHEVAGTVAVSRAPNVPVGTRVVVDSRIPCGACDGCARSARLCTAMAWVGERFPGGYADRLTIAATSVHVVPDGLDLAVAVLAEPLAVVTSALDRVHGDPRTVLLLGHGPIGALARTEIARRWPAVPVTVVEPAPTRAALAVRDGARTHADLTGVDEVFDLVVDAAGYPGSLTDALSRTASGGTVLLVALSGEPAEVVPADIVERSVTIVGSVGFDTAHLPRALAALAADPDRYAAVVTHRIPLADVPEFLARQRHRSAGKVLLRCGGAS; from the coding sequence GTGACGCGAGCCCTGCTCCTGGACGCCGAGCTGAACCTCTCCCTCGGTGACCGCCCGCCCGTCGAACCCGCCGACGGCGACGTCGTGCTCGACGTCGCCTGGGCCGGGATCTGCGGGTCCGACCTGCACGTCATGGCCACCGGCGCCTGGGTCGAGGACTGGCCCGCGACCCTGGGTCACGAGGTCGCCGGCACGGTCGCCGTCTCCCGCGCGCCGAACGTCCCCGTCGGGACCCGCGTCGTCGTCGACTCCCGGATCCCCTGCGGCGCCTGCGACGGCTGCGCGCGCTCGGCCCGGCTGTGCACGGCCATGGCCTGGGTGGGCGAACGGTTCCCCGGCGGGTACGCCGACCGCCTGACGATCGCCGCGACGTCCGTGCACGTCGTCCCCGACGGCCTCGACCTCGCCGTGGCGGTCCTGGCCGAACCCCTCGCGGTCGTCACGAGCGCGCTCGACCGCGTCCACGGGGACCCGCGCACCGTCCTGCTGCTGGGCCACGGGCCCATCGGCGCCCTCGCTCGCACGGAGATCGCGCGCCGCTGGCCCGCCGTCCCCGTCACGGTCGTCGAACCCGCCCCCACCCGCGCAGCGCTCGCCGTGCGGGACGGGGCGCGCACCCACGCGGACCTGACCGGGGTGGACGAGGTGTTCGACCTCGTCGTCGACGCGGCCGGGTACCCCGGCAGCCTCACCGACGCCCTGTCCCGCACGGCCTCGGGCGGCACCGTCCTCCTCGTCGCTCTGTCGGGCGAGCCCGCCGAGGTGGTTCCCGCGGACATCGTCGAACGGTCGGTGACCATCGTCGGCAGCGTGGGGTTCGACACGGCCCACCTGCCCCGGGCGCTGGCCGCTCTGGCGGCCGACCCGGACCGGTACGCCGCGGTCGTGACCCACCGGATCCCCCTGGCCGACGTGCCGGAGTTCCTCGCCCGGCAGCGGCACCGGTCGGCGGGCAAGGTCCTGCTGCGCTGCGGCGGCGCGTCGTGA
- a CDS encoding response regulator transcription factor, with product MSRPVRLAIVDDHTLFRSALGQLLNAEDDIEVVGLAGDAQGALDLVKETSPDVLLLDVEFPGPGVVPTVQTLRRVAPRLHILMLSMYDSPTTIQELLGLGVRGYLLKSASDAELLAAIRRVVADPRQVVLSVTSKLFEAVPEHSSGNLSDREIEVLSLASLGLSNAQIGRRLDLRESTVKRHMHNVFVKLSAVSRIDAVNKASRAGLLRNPGH from the coding sequence GTGTCCCGTCCCGTGCGCCTCGCGATCGTCGACGACCACACGCTGTTCCGCAGCGCCCTGGGCCAGCTGCTGAACGCCGAGGACGACATCGAGGTGGTCGGACTGGCCGGGGACGCGCAGGGGGCCCTGGACCTCGTGAAGGAGACCTCCCCGGACGTCCTGCTCCTCGACGTGGAGTTCCCCGGGCCGGGGGTCGTGCCGACCGTCCAGACGCTGCGCCGCGTCGCGCCGCGGCTGCACATCCTCATGCTCAGCATGTACGACAGCCCGACGACGATCCAGGAACTGCTCGGCCTGGGGGTCCGCGGGTACCTGCTGAAGTCGGCCTCGGACGCCGAGCTCCTGGCCGCCATCCGCCGGGTCGTCGCCGACCCGCGGCAGGTGGTCCTGTCGGTCACCTCGAAGCTGTTCGAGGCGGTTCCCGAGCACTCCTCGGGGAACCTCTCCGACCGCGAGATCGAGGTCTTGTCGCTGGCCTCGCTGGGCCTGAGCAACGCGCAGATCGGCCGGCGGCTGGACCTGCGCGAGTCCACCGTCAAACGGCACATGCACAACGTCTTCGTGAAGCTGTCGGCCGTCTCGCGCATCGACGCGGTGAACAAGGCCAGCCGGGCCGGGCTGCTGCGCAACCCCGGGCACTGA
- a CDS encoding SDR family NAD(P)-dependent oxidoreductase: protein MRYLVTGGTSGIGRACAAHLTTSGHQVWITGTTADGVSAAVEAGAAAGGSVCDVRDETAVAAAVADALAGLGGLDGVFANAGIDGEGKPAAELDCANFLRVLDVNTVGAYRVARAAYPHLTRPGTILVNASVNAQRPEAGFTDYNVSKAAAVALARSLALEWSGEGISVVALCPGYFPSRMTSTWLEDPATAAELKALIPAGRFGELREIGETVEFLLGPGARFMTGGVVTLDGGRTL from the coding sequence GTGAGGTACCTCGTCACGGGCGGCACCAGTGGCATCGGCCGCGCCTGCGCCGCGCACCTCACGACCTCCGGTCACCAGGTCTGGATCACCGGCACGACGGCCGACGGGGTGTCCGCCGCGGTGGAGGCGGGGGCGGCCGCCGGCGGCAGCGTCTGCGACGTCCGGGACGAGACCGCCGTCGCGGCGGCCGTGGCCGACGCGCTGGCCGGGCTCGGCGGCCTCGACGGCGTCTTCGCCAACGCCGGCATCGACGGGGAGGGCAAACCTGCCGCGGAGCTGGACTGCGCGAACTTCCTGCGCGTCCTCGACGTCAACACCGTCGGCGCGTACCGCGTCGCCCGCGCCGCGTACCCGCACCTGACCCGGCCCGGCACGATCCTCGTCAACGCCTCCGTCAACGCCCAGCGACCCGAGGCGGGTTTCACCGACTACAACGTCAGCAAGGCCGCGGCCGTCGCCCTGGCCCGCTCGCTGGCCCTGGAGTGGAGCGGCGAGGGGATCAGCGTCGTCGCCCTGTGCCCGGGGTACTTCCCCTCCCGCATGACGAGCACCTGGCTGGAGGACCCCGCCACCGCGGCGGAGCTGAAGGCCCTCATCCCCGCCGGCCGGTTCGGCGAGCTGCGCGAGATCGGCGAGACCGTCGAGTTCCTGCTCGGCCCCGGCGCGCGCTTCATGACCGGCGGTGTCGTCACGCTCGACGGCGGCCGCACCCTCTGA
- a CDS encoding SDR family oxidoreductase: MTVLDPGTVAVVTGAAGGIGAAVVAAIAAEGVSVACLDRDGADFARVLGTCADAGVRAVGIGVDVRDRDAVRAAVARAGGLGRVRYGVNCAGIDHLQPSGRTSPEDWDRVVDVNLGGVLNSCLAEHEAMREGGSIVNVASVSASVFNRGAEPHAAYSASKAGVVSLSRVLAVEWVGDGVRVNSISPGYTRTEMTDRNPPERNAVLADQVPMGRMATVQEIAAPVVFLLGEGAAYVTGHDLRVDGGLTAW, from the coding sequence GTGACCGTGCTCGACCCCGGGACCGTCGCCGTCGTCACCGGGGCCGCCGGGGGGATCGGGGCCGCCGTCGTCGCGGCGATCGCGGCTGAGGGGGTCTCCGTGGCGTGCCTGGACCGCGACGGCGCCGACTTCGCCCGGGTGCTGGGGACCTGTGCCGACGCCGGGGTGCGGGCCGTGGGGATCGGGGTGGACGTGCGCGACCGCGACGCCGTGCGCGCCGCGGTGGCCCGGGCGGGCGGGCTCGGGCGGGTCCGCTACGGCGTGAACTGCGCGGGGATCGACCACCTGCAGCCGTCCGGGCGGACCTCGCCGGAGGACTGGGACCGGGTCGTCGACGTCAACCTCGGCGGGGTGCTGAACAGCTGCCTGGCCGAGCACGAGGCGATGCGCGAGGGCGGGTCGATCGTCAACGTCGCCTCGGTCAGCGCCTCGGTCTTCAACCGCGGCGCCGAGCCCCACGCCGCGTACAGCGCCTCCAAGGCGGGCGTCGTGAGCCTGTCGCGGGTGCTGGCCGTCGAGTGGGTCGGGGACGGGGTGCGGGTCAACTCGATCAGCCCCGGCTACACCCGCACCGAGATGACCGACCGGAACCCGCCGGAGCGCAACGCCGTCCTGGCCGACCAGGTGCCGATGGGCCGGATGGCGACGGTGCAGGAGATCGCCGCCCCGGTCGTCTTCCTCCTGGGCGAGGGGGCCGCCTACGTCACCGGCCACGACCTGCGCGTCGACGGGGGTCTGACCGCCTGGTGA